ggctgactgactgactgactgaactGGTTGACTGACTGACGGAATGGTTGACTGACAGAACTGGTTGACTTGACTaaactggctgactgactgactgaactggctgactgactgactgaactggctgactgactgaactggctgactgactgtcCTGAGGAGGACGTGAATGACTAAATGGCGCACGATGGCGCGGATGTAACTGAGTACTTGACCTGTGATCGGAAGCAGACAGCCAATGTTCCAAAACCAAGGACCTTAAAGAGAACACCAAAAAGCACAATACAAAgcaatgtaaaataaaataattttaTTGTGTTGTCATCATTAACCTTTTTTGTTCGGTTTTTTTGGAacgatggttgtgtgtgtgtgtgtgtgtgtgtgtgtgtgtgtgtgtgtgtgtgtgtgtgtgtgtgtgtgtgtgtgtgtgtgtgtgtgtgtgtgtgtgtgtgtgtgtgtgtgtgtgtgtgtgtgtgtgtgtgtgtgtgtgtgtgtgtgtgtgtgtgtgtgtgtgtgtgactttcaTCTGACGTGTAACGTTGACAAATTCGACAGCCTCAGCAAAGAAGGATCTTCCCTGGTTGATTGGAACGGTGACTGCCAGTTTGATTGATGTCATTGATTAAACAACAGGTTGAACGGTTAGCTGCTTTGCGAGTTAAATGACTGACTATGATTGGCTGACGATTACTGGCTCGCTGATGGAAGGTCTGGTTGAATGGTTGGTTGATAGGTTGCTGGTTGGCTGACTGACTGGTTGACTGGTAACAGAGTCTTGTGGAGAATCAGAATCTAACGTGTCTGCCCATTCCAAAATGTTTAGACCATGCTTTATTACTGGCAAAGACAACCTTTTTTTCCCGAGCGAGTAATTTTGCAAATACTGAATTTCGACTTTAGATCATCCGATGATAAATGGCTCTTTTCGGAAATCGTGTTGTGAGACACGTGTCTTTCAACGTGTCAGCGTTGCAATGTTACTGTTTCTGATTGGTCAGATGTGCTTGGATTGAAACCATCATCACAGTATTACTGTTTTTGATTGGCCAGATTTATTGCTGACGTTAGAACGAAAAGAAGGCAAGGGTTGGACCAAGATGTGAAACCAATGTATGCTTGATTTGAATATTCAATCCACAGAGTGAGAGTAATTGATCACGTACCCATTGTGCATAATTGTCTATTTGAAAACAATTCTTATAGACCTGCTTCAGTGTGTAGCCATGACGCCATTATATAAATGGCTTTCTGTCTTTTATTCTGTGCCTACAACCATGAGCACCAGAAACAAACTCGGATAGTCCAACAATACTGATATTATTGCACCTATCTGTATACTTACATGTCTTTGCGAATGTGCTCGTGTTTCTGGCTTTGTGCTCGTGTTTCTGgctttctctcttcttcttttctctctttctttcttgttgttgattctgCAGTCAAGCAGTTTGCAAAGCTTTGGATTTAAAGCATCCATGCACATAGAAAAATTGTCTGTGCTTGGTATTTTAGTGTTATAAACAAGGATACTTTGAAACAGAaagtcattgttgttgttttacaaATTTGAGAGTgtgcgagcgagagagagagagagagagagagagagagagagagagagagagagagagagagagagaaaaggatggagaacaataaagagagagacagagtgtgtgtgtgtgtgtgtgtgtgcttgtgtgggtgggtgcgtgtgtgtgcgtccttCCGGGTGTGgatgcgtccgtgcgtgcgtgcatgtgtgtgtttgcgagcgagcgtgcgtgtgtgtgtattcgcgcgcgtgtgtgtgtgtgtgtgggggggggggggaggggtacaCGAATTATGTCAACCACACAATTTCAAACAGACAAAAaaggacaagaagaaataaaatgaagataaagaataaatgcagaaaagaaaagaagctaTGACAccggtctttctttctttctttatttggtgtttaacgtcgttttcaaccattcaaggttatctCGCGACGGATATGACACCGTTGAGAATCTTCagaacacacaatgacacaataATAACGTAGGGTCTACTTAGCATGTTACGTAGCTAGAAGTGTGTACTAAGTGTGAAACAATACAGCGTAAGACCAACGTACTGGGGTCATTTGGCACGCGTCTCGGACTAGCACTGAGGCGAATGGTGAGTGGCCGGAGTACGGACACGCTTTGGTTTTCTGTGTGATTTCTGTGCTACTTGCAATGGCGACAGAGGGCAATATGCCGACTAGAAAAGCGAAAAGGGGTTTGGTATTTTCGACAACCAAGGAAcataagaaacacagattcgcGGATAGACGGATTGATGAAGATGATAGTGAAGTGTGTataggggaaagtcgctaaacctggaacagttaaggagaaacagccgtaccagaccaAAACATTtatattgcaaagcgttctttatattgtcacatactagactctatcagtaaataaacgaaccacataaaataaaataaaagtcacgcaactcatcagactgatcataataaaaatgtctgcatttgttccaggttagacgcatgggtgtgtaaagtggaacactgtgttgtcaaactcggaacacatacaaacacaccctgactctctttctagctctgtctgtgtcacacacacacacacacatatatacacccacacgctctcattcacacacaaacaagcacacattgtcgcacacacaagataaataaatacgtcataacattttgattaagccattttatgtaaatgtctttttttcaacatcatattttgatttttaccaaggaaataacaaatcggataacaatttaagccttaaatgtaaaacaaaaagataaataagggctaggtctaaaaaggactgaaaaacaaaaccttaaaaaaaaggaaaaaataggcaaagaaccgatttcgcagacaatgtcctttgtcttctactgccagcgcagtcatcgtgtgattactgtgtgcacttctggcactataacatatcctcaggggagttggtgccacacatgaagcagtaccacgaaatttcgcagtgtgcccactgtgtgcacctctggcactgtaggctatcatgttctcaggggagttggtgccacacatgaagcagtaccaagtgctttcccccgggatagaacgcatcgtcgagaatgttctccttttttccctctgatcagaagatattcccctcttgtttctctgagcagaagattttgtagcttcattctttcctcttgTCTGTTAAAttgacctgcacgcctttttgcaagtgaaatctccagcttttgctcttgcgatcgacacctgcatcagtaggaatagcatagcacgcgaaatacgtaaggtagcaaaacaaaacaatctgttcagggtagataattggtttgaatttcttctcgtatgtcaaagttgcaaagttttgcctattgtgatttgttgtcgatttttcattcggctcttccgtttttgtctggtcgattttgacggtacccttacttgagcggcggtcacgtgatccctgtaaaagaaatatttaatccagaaagtgatcctgaaggttaagtgaacggccttaactggcatatagttttaatgaaatgacacaggaattaatgctttaatttgggtttgaaatttgttgcaataattttttggccaactttatgtgtgtgtgtgtgtgtgtgtgtgtgtgtgtgtgtgtgtgtgtgtgtgtgtgtatgtgtgtgtgtgtgtgtatgtgtgtgtgtgagtgtgtgtgtatgtgtgtggtgtgtgtatgtgtgttggtgtgtgtgtgtgtatatatatatatatatatatatatatatatatatatatatatatatatatatatatatatatatgtgtgtgtgtgtgtgtgtgtgtgtttgtgtgtgtgtgtctgtgtgtgtgtgtgtgtgtgtgtgtgtgaatatatgtgtgtatatatatgtgtatatatatgtgtgtgtgtgtgtgtatatgtgtgtgtgtgtgtgtgagtgtgtgtgtatgttatgtgtgtgtgtgtgtgtgtgtgtgtgtgtgtgtgttgttcattCTCTACTCACGTCAGTGTCATTCATGTTTAGCTAGTTCTGACCAGCAGTCGATTGTCAATGAAGTAAACTTCTCAAGAAGACGACCTCGACCTCTGCATTCGCTTTATCTACAGGATCACTGTGCCCTGGCATTCGCTTCATCTACAGGATCACTGTGCCCTGGCATTCGCTTCATCTACAGGATCACTGTGCCCTGGCATTCGCTTCATCTACAGGATGACTGCCCTGGCATTCGCTTCATCTACAGGATGACTGTGCCCTGGCATTCGCTTCATCTACAGGCTCACTGTGCCCTGGTTCCACAATGCTCGAAAACGTAACATAAACCTGTTGAAACATGTTTGGCTATTTGATCtgaaaactaaaacaaaatgaaattaACCTGAACAAAGTGGGAAATCAATTTTCCGAATGTCGAATGATGTGAAGCCATGTTTACCTGTGGAAGCCAACCATTTTGTTCCCAACAAATGACTATGTATTAAGCATCCCCTTCAGATCTATTTATTGAACACTTCTCTTTAGATCAGAGTTCCGACAAACCTGAAATGCAAGGGACGCAAATCCTTCAACGTTGCCTGCAGAGTAATTTCCCTTCCTTGGTTGAATCACTTTTAGCTCAGTGTTTAATCAACCGAGTTGTACCTAGTTGTTAGAGAGCTTTGTTCAAGGCCAGGCAATGCTGCAATTTACGACCTCCAAATACTGACGAACTTTGCGTATACTCAGATAAACTACTTTTACTTTCCAGGCTGTTGGAGAATCCAACAACGCGACGTGATGCAGATGGATCTCCGATTTCTCCTGGGAGCAGCAAACAGTTATGCTCGCGCAACCAGGAGACTGGTGAGAAGAAGACCGTCAGAAACCTTCCTCTGTGTCCTTCTCTGTCTGCTGGTCCTGGCAGTCAGCAACAGACCCTTCTCTCTGCTCTTCCGCTACCTACACTCAGAGGAAAACATGCGGCCCAAGGCAGATCGGCTCAAGCAGCGCAGGATTCAGGCCGCCACACAGTACTTCACGTCACGTGGAAAGAAACGTGACAACTCGCAGTCAGATGATCGCGATGTgcatacacaaggagagagtgcagtgaaagcgagaagtgacagTGTCGATCGTGGTGCGGACCGTGGGGCACACACTAGCAGgacagaggaggaggaggagcgaACACAACACATCCGTGACGTGGAGAAGGGAAAGGTGGCTGGTAGGGAAGGTGAGGTCGACACAGAGAGCACTGGCACTCACACACAAGACCGGCCAGGGAAGCGGGCACGGCAGAGGGAGGAGTTCTCCGGCAAGACGCCTCGTGTGGTGATAGGACTGGTGACGGTGAAGAGAAACTCCTCTGAAAGCCTGGGCTACGCATTGCAGAGTGCCGCCGCCCTGGACTCACTTCTCCACCGGCATCGCCACAACGACCTGTTTTCCCACAGCCTGCTCTACATCTGCAACGTCGACTACAACCCCGACCTGCACGAGGACGCCGTCTTCCTGAAGGATTACGTGACGACCGTGGAGCGTTACGGTGTGTCCTCCTCCCCCCTGGCCAGCGAGGTGAGCAGTCTGACTATCCCCTGGCTGGACCCCCCTGTCACGTACGGCGAGCTGCACCACCCCCTGGTGCTGGAGAAGGAGCGCTTCGACTACATGTTCTGCCTGCACGCCGGCCTCCTCTTCCGCCCGCGCTACGTCATGCTCGTGGAGGACGACGCCCTCGCGCTGCCCGACATGCCGGGGGTGGTGGAGCACGCGCTGAACAGAGTCCGTCACGCGCTGGACACGCGACCTCACCACCCCACCTTCCACGTCCGCTGGAACGCGTCTGAGGCTCCGTGTCCTTCCAACTACAGCGAGCCCCTTGAAGAACTGGTGGACTCTGCCAGAGAGGCTTTCCCGGCCGGCCCTGTGTCTGTGCCCCGCTTCGCGTACCTCAAGCTCTACTTCCCGCCCCTCTGGCAGGGCTTCGCCTTAGAGGTCCCCCAGCTGCTGGACCTGTTCAGCATGACTGTGGTGCTCGCCGCACTCTTCACTGGCATTATGACACTGGTGCTGAGGCGGAGTCCGTCCCTGCGGACCGTCAGACGGGTGGTGGTGGTCAGCTTGGTGCTGGTGCTGCTGACCGGACGACAGAACGCTAACGAGCTTCGCCGTGTATCCAGACACCTCTACCGCCTCCAGACCTCCCCCGACTGCTGCACGCCGGCCGTGCTCTACCCTGCTGACGTCATTCCGCCCCTGGTGACGTGGCTGGTGCACAGCGGACCCAGGGCGCACGTAGACCTGTGCATCGCGGAGTTTGTCAGGCGGTTCGCTCTGCCCGCCTTCATTGTGGAACCCAACCTGTTCAGTCACATCGGCCAGGTCACCTCGCTCAACCTCACCAGGAACCGCTCAGACTCGGATGAAGTGCTCTTCCACGATTCATTGACGTACTTCTGAGctgtgtcgtgtcgtgtcgtgtcgtgtcgtgtcgtgtcgtgtctgTGGTTCACGTGTATGTTCTAGGGCTGAAAACCAAACGTCACCTTGGAACTAAAAACGCTTGTTCCAAAATGTTTATTCTGACGGAGGCATCTACAAGGGCTTTATAGCTTGTCGCTCTGTCGCAAAATCAGCGTACTATGTCGCAAAATCAGCGTACCATGTCGCAAAATCAGATTACCGTGTCGCCAACATTGCGACACATGCCCACTCGTGTGTTCTGTGAGCAAACAGACCAAAAGAAGCGTTGATCTTTCAAATACATTTTACTGAGCGCGTGTCAAAGTTTTTTGGTCaaactggtgtgtgtgtgtgtgtgtgtgtgtgtgtgtgtgtgtgtgtatgtgtgtgtgtgcgtgcgtgcgtgtgtgtcaagTGGTTGTTCGCGTGCAttttacattttgtgtgtgggggtttGGTGTCTGCATCTGCGTGTTTATACACGTATGTGTCTGCGTAAAGTAATATGTATCTGCGTGGGTGCTActaagtgtttgtgtatgtatgtcaatGTCTGTATGTGCGTCTTTCTACCCTCACTGTGCGTAAATACACCataa
This Littorina saxatilis isolate snail1 linkage group LG17, US_GU_Lsax_2.0, whole genome shotgun sequence DNA region includes the following protein-coding sequences:
- the LOC138952144 gene encoding post-GPI attachment to proteins factor 4-like; translation: MQMDLRFLLGAANSYARATRRLVRRRPSETFLCVLLCLLVLAVSNRPFSLLFRYLHSEENMRPKADRLKQRRIQAATQYFTSRGKKRDNSQSDDRDVHTQGESAVKARSDSVDRGADRGAHTSRTEEEEERTQHIRDVEKGKVAGREGEVDTESTGTHTQDRPGKRARQREEFSGKTPRVVIGLVTVKRNSSESLGYALQSAAALDSLLHRHRHNDLFSHSLLYICNVDYNPDLHEDAVFLKDYVTTVERYGVSSSPLASEVSSLTIPWLDPPVTYGELHHPLVLEKERFDYMFCLHAGLLFRPRYVMLVEDDALALPDMPGVVEHALNRVRHALDTRPHHPTFHVRWNASEAPCPSNYSEPLEELVDSAREAFPAGPVSVPRFAYLKLYFPPLWQGFALEVPQLLDLFSMTVVLAALFTGIMTLVLRRSPSLRTVRRVVVVSLVLVLLTGRQNANELRRVSRHLYRLQTSPDCCTPAVLYPADVIPPLVTWLVHSGPRAHVDLCIAEFVRRFALPAFIVEPNLFSHIGQVTSLNLTRNRSDSDEVLFHDSLTYF